The genome window TGCAAAAGAACATAACCAGTGAATTAAGCTACTGTGACCAAGTCACTCTGCAAACCTTTGTCAGTTGATATGACACTTGATATTACTTTgtatgtaaaacatttttacGAGCTGGGTCGTGTCCTGCACGCTGCCTGGCTGCTTGTATCCATGCTTATTGCTAATCTTTTTCAGACGTAGTTTTTAACAGATgcttaaaggttttttttaagtaactTTTAAAATTTTGAATATTGAAATTTTGTttggtttagaaaaaaagagCCTCCTGGATATATCTTTGTAGTAAATATGAAGCTTTTGATGAATCCTCAGCTGCAGTTCTGTGTGTACACTCCTTCCACAAATAAGACTTAATGGATCATGTCGACAACCACAAGCAGGGAATTAATTCATGTTAATGTTTCACTGATTAAAGAGATCGATCTTGTTGTCTCTCAGTCATTTATGGATAAAAAAGGAATTTGTTCAATTCATGgtaacaaagcttttttgatAACATCACCAaacttgtgtgtttctttcttcttttggaTGTGAAAATGTAACAATCGTTGACTACAGGCccaaataacacaaatacataaatagcaCTCAAGTTTATATTTCATCTACACCAAAGACCAAACATTATTGCTTAATTGTATTATATTGCTAACTTTCAACCCCACTATTTAAATAAGaaaactcttcctcccccagatTCACTCCCTCATGCACCTAAAGAAAcacagcttccatcagacgtgTGAATCATAAAATGCTTTAATGTTCTTTCAAGGCTCAGCAAAAGTAATCATGGGCTCTTCCACAAAAGAAAGTGTCCTTAAATAAATCTAACATGTTGAACAAGTTCAGGCAGTGGCACGGACATACAGACACGATGCATAGATGCTCTATGGAATAGAAAATGACACACAGCACACTGAGCAAAACCTGAACGACTACAAACAGCGCGGATGTGACGTTGACTATGACGTCGTGTACCATCACGCTGACTACATTTAATAAACCACACACAGATACGTGTTTTTCTCATAATAGAAAAAGAGATttacaaatagtttttttttttaaatcagcagaTTTTCtttccaacaaaacaacagATTTTGAAAAACCCGACCGTGAAGTCTGGAGCTGTTCTTCTGGCAGTTTCCGTTTTGGAAGTTCAAATTTCTTTAGTGAAAGCTTTCACTGTACTTACAATCTGAAGATAAACACAAATCTGATTAAATCatcaaataaataactaaaataaataaccacaaacaacacacacaaccaaggaTTTGTGTTTTCCAGGAGAATACTCCTTCTTTCCATTCACAgtagtgtctttttttatttcatgctcGGTTTAATGTGATCTGCCCCTGGACCTCCAAGACAAACCTCAGAACTTTGAACTTGACGTGACACCCGATAGGAGCTCATTACACTTTCTGTCTATTCATATTTAGTGACATTGCGTTGATTTAATTTGTGTAGCAGGGATTTACTTGGTTTACCTGCCATTTCATCACCTTTTCCTTCAAATCTCTTCAACATCAATTCCctcaactactttaacatctgtTATCTTTGTTGTTCAATTCAAAGCTTCTTCTCGACCAAAGTCTAAAGTGTGCAGGCTGTGATAATCTGACCCACACTTGCACCCAACGTCCTGGGAACGCTGGTGAAGTAAACAAGTGCACAACAGACGCAAAGATGGGAAACGGAATTCTGTCCTtcgatgcacacacacactccgtcacGCCTTAGATCTGCAAAATAGTTATAACCTACAGTTTGGtagtttttatacttttacaaAGCTGATCTTTGTGAAAAATGAGGCCCAACAGACTTTTCCAGCTCTATCTTTTGCCTATCAACTTGTTATCTTAAATCTGACTTAAATCATGACAATAATAGAAAGAAatctttaaaatgtgtctttccTAAAGGTGAATAAATAGTCAGTCTTACATACACAGCTGTTAAACAACACCACCGACACACGAGTCGTCCCGGGCACTTTGCTGCGTAGATAAAACATGCTTCTAAAGAAAGGATTTTAGCAAATTGTACGTTATTGGTCCAACTACatgtccaaccccccccccccccccccctccacgccctGCGAGGCCCTGAGTTCAGGTCTACGAGCTCATGATCTGCCCAGACCAGGTCTCGTGTTTCGTCCCTGGGTTGAGATGTATGATCTTCACCTCCACCGCTTGCACCTTCAGGTTCTTGGGAGGGACTCGACTCACTTTGTACGTGACCTCGTCGCCCTCTACTGGGACGTACTCCCCCTCGATGCTGAAATAGAGCAAAAGTAGGCCGATTAAACCATGAGAGAAAATCTTCCTTCATTCCGTGTTGGTTTTTAAACGGCTACAGACCAAATGTAAACATGCTTAAAGCATGGGAGACTCGGTGAAGCCACATATATCCATCAATCACATTTGCCAGCTCAACAAACAGGATACAATGAGTCCAGTAGATGTAATTTCAACCTCAATCGTCGAGTCTCTGCTTTTTAAATCAGTCATTTTGAGACAAGATAATAGTTCAGAGCATCATCCTCTGTAATACATTGACTGAAGTCTTATAACAACTCACTCTGAGATGTGGACAAAGATGTCTTCTCCACCGTGGGATGGTTGGAGGAAGCCGTGACCTTGTGACCTGGAGAAGTTCTTACACACGCCCTTAAACACGGGACCTGAGGTAGCACGTACCGTACTGCAGCCaaagagaggaaaacaacaataaGCACAATAAGCATAACATCACTCATCTCTTTACAATTCACTGATGTTGTTGCAACGTCGCAGTAATCTTATGATTAGTTTAGGGAACAAAACCACTTGGATGGAACACAACAAACATCATGGTTGGGCTTAAAATAGCTAGAAGGCGTAAAACATAAACATCAGAACATAAAAAGCAAACAAGTGACAAACAGCCCCGTGTCTGTTTATTCATCTGCAAACATCAACCCCCTCTTGCCCCACTGGATTCAGTCAGTCTTTAAACTCCATGAGGTTTGTGCGTCAGCACCACGCGATAAAGCGTTGGTATCACAACGGTGCTTCGGACCCATTATTAGTTCTGGTTTGGTGGCTACAGGCTCATCACAGCTTTCCTAATTCTAATGTAATGACAATTAAATGAAACGGAAAACCCCCAACGCGTGTGTTTGTTGACCGTCTTCCTTCCACCCCGTTGGTAAATAGACGAACTCACGCTGAGTAGGTGCGGTTGCGCTTAGTGGGCAACGGGCTGGGCAGATCCCGGGGCAGCGGCTGCTGTTTCCCATCCTCCCATATGCGGCTGCCCTCCCTCaggaaggggaaggagaggcTGAGAGAGGCGTTGGGGGAGCGCAGCGGGGTCCTCGAGGGCGACGTGAGGCCGGGGTCTGCCATGTTGGACGGGACAGCGGCGAGGAGGGTGAGGGGAGACGGCGTGGGCGTTCAGGCCGCAGGCTGCCGATGGAACGCTGATACAGGCGTCCGTCCGCTGGTCTGCCTGCGAGTTCTTCCGCCTCAGAGGGGCACAGGAGGGCACGGCCGTTATCCGGGTCAGCGCTGTCACCTCAGGTCTGTCAGGAGCACGGGctgcgaagaggaggaggacgccagCGAGAGAATGGGTGAGGGTCGGGGAGTTGTCATGTGGCTTTAGACCCGATGGGGTTGAGGGTGGACGGGACGCGTTATCCTGCCAAGAATAAGTCTGTTCCAGACACATCTTAGAAATAAGGGACCTGTGAGGCGGAACGGTTCTTTCCTCAGGAATACATCGTCATACCCCTTACATGTCAAACTTGCGTTATTAAATAGAAAGTCTGCCAATAGCTAATTAGATGTTGAGGTGACGCCTCCGTGGTCAATTCTCACGTCCTTTGGATAAAGTCCCGTCTCATATTCAATGGGCACTGCTGTTGTTATCTTGTATCCTGAAGCTGGGGAACTTTCTCGGGATGAATTTAATAAGAATGATCTAAATCAATGCAGCAGAGGCCAAACTATATAACTGGGTATGAATTCGACCGGCTCCAGAAATGTTCACTTGCAGATCGGCAATTGCATGTTTTCATCTCGTGGGAACACCCCAATGACATCAACAGGGTTATTTTCTCTGATTTGACAGACAACATCCACTGAAGACCAGTTGAGCTCTTGGATGTAAAATGAATGGACTGAACCAGTCCCAAATTAGATATAATGCAATTTTATGCTCAGTTGGTAACAGACTCAATTTCCTTGGAACCCTCTTGAATATTACACGCCAGGGTTTGTGGCTGAAGACGTCCAGAGCTTTGGATGGATATATTTGGGATTCATGCTGACCAGTACAAAGCTCCATCATTGCAGTGTATACTAAATATTTACATGGGAGCAACACAGTGCTCTTGTTATCCTCCAGTTTGTGAGAATTGGGGAATTATTCCTCTGTCCATCTGTGATCATCATCCCCGGAGGCTAAAATCCGCAGCATATCGCGTTAAATCAGGTGACCTTGCTCTTCAATACCTCGTAATCCGGTTTGTCCCCACCGTGGTATTTTCAAGGTTATAATAAGAGACGACTGACGGATCTCCTGTCAGCACTGAGGCTCGAATCCAAACCCCCACAAACCATTTACACCGGCCCGAATAGCAAATAGACAGGGTGGTTTTCCGCGTCTACGTGTCTTTCACGCCCACTCCTCTTAGTGATGCAGCCTCGTGACGTCACAACAGCTGCAGAACACCGCCTACAGCGGCTCGTTCGTGACGTCAGCGCCCCGTTCAACATCTGCGTCTCCTACAACAGTAGTACAACACCTAATAGACATAAGTAGCGTGTACAAGCGTGTatattcactgtgtgtgtgtgtgtgtgtgtgtgtgtgtgtgtgtgtgtgtgtgtgtgtggcgttcaCACACGTCTCGTGTACTATCGTGAACTCTGATGTTTAATTATTTGATGTTTAATCATTTGACGCTTGTTTCATTTCAGCTTATCAAGATAAttcaatgaatgaaaacaaaattgaCAGCCGTGTTGATTTCAGCAGCAGGCGTGTGGAAGGTAAAAGGCGTCGAGGCTGTTTGACAAAACGTAACATGAACAAAAGCAGGTTCATTGCGAGCAGCCAACGGTCTGACGGCGGAGACGAGCTCCATGCGACCACAGGCGGATCGAGCTCACGAGAACAGCGGTTCTTCGTTCTCCGGCCCTCGTCCTGTCGAGCATGCAAACAAGACATTGTCCCGATCCCCcaaaaacaaagacacgcagcccccccccccccccccgcgcacgGACTACTTGCACAGAAACGTGACTTACCGCATCGGGCGCGCTGCGATCggcgtgtgtgagtgagcgagcGTCCCGAGTCGCGGTGTATTATATAACgcgttattaaataaataagtcGACTGGATGAGCGCAGTCCAACGGAGAGCCCTGATGTGACGGTGCTGCGGAGTCTGCGCAGCTGGCGGAGATTCCGATGGCGTGATGCGACGccgagcgcgcgcgcgcacgcgtcTTTGTGAAATACCTTTCTTCGTTCCTCGTGTGTATAATGTGTCTCTATAAAGAGATGGCCTAGAGGTATTCTCTGTTGCCATGACGTTTTATCATCAATACAAGTCCGAAAAAAATTGAGGATAAAATGCTGGGTAAATAAATAGGTAAATAAATGCTGGCGTGTGAAGTGAGACACAAATGTGAAGGGAAGCGAAGCTCGATGTGCAGGAGATGTTGATGTTCACATGcaaacaatgtgtttttgttgataACAACTCTGTACAGTCTGACCTAGTTTCACAACCAAAATATTCTGGCCATGCAAACACGCTCGCTGATGATACGCCTTTTTACAGAggaacaaaacagaaacagaataGAACAGGGCTGTTTAATAAACGGACAACGCAggaatataaaaacaatgagGTGACATTTGAAATGCGTTTATATTTTGAGgttgaaaacgtttttttgttttttttgtttttttgtttttaaattgtggTAGTTACCCTTGTTTGAATCTTGATACCAATTCAATACACATTTGCCCCGTGGGTCTGATTTctacgtaaaagaaaaaaaaaaaaaatctgaaaaaagtatttaaaggcACAAAACTTTATTCATTCCTGACTCTGCTGTTCAGTGTTCAAAAGCACACTTGTGACCTGTGTACATTTGACGCTAAAGTAttattgaaaaaatgaaataataaatgtcTACCTTTAAATTGGGGTGGGGCACTTTATGTGAGATACaataaattaacaaaaatcaaatgattgtggttttaaaaacaTGGTGAATTTCACATGTTGGCACGGAGCTGGTGCGCTCAGAGCGTTATTACCACACAACCGGTCTCACTGTGGCCGACCACGcccgtctcacacacaccgACAGCATCTTGGTCCAGGGAGCGGCCCGTTGTGCCTTCGCTTCCGTGTCCGTCCTAGCGGCTTCTGGGTCGGCGATCAGTTTGtaacccccccaaaatgtccTCCTTCCCCCGCTGTCGCTAACTGTTCCACCATGACAGCAGCCCGAGCCCCGGGTCACAGATAGTCCCCTGGAAGGACAAAGGCAAAGATGAACCAGGAGCTTCAAAGCCACACGGGGGTTTTCAGTCCTTTTGGTGCAATAGCAGCATTCAGTGTTTTTATAAACCTGCCCAGCCAGAGTATATAAGCCAAGGTACACAGGAGACTGCAGCCAAAACGGATATTTGACACTGGTAAAAACTAATTTGCCCAGAAACGTGGAGTTTTCTCCACATTAGTAAGAAAACCCAGCTTCAAAATTTGAGTGTGATTCCGTCACAATGCCAACAGATTTTCCTGATATACTACAGGTCAGAGGTGTTTGCATGCACACGTCTCGTGGTGACGTAGATGGCGTGTTCTTACAATCAGAGTGTACGGCGGATCCTTCTTCTCCGCGCTGGCCTCTGCCGGCGGAGCCGGCGGCTGTCCCGGTTGCGCCGGCGTCTCCGTCACAGCGGCAGCCGGGCCCGTCGGCGAGGTGTCCACGAAGACCTCATCAGTCACCCGAAAACGGATCTCCTCGCCCTGGTCCATGTAGAGGTCATGGGCGCCCTCGTCCGTCTCGTATTCCCACAGCCACACCTGCTCCGCTTCGTCGCTGAGGCGGGAGCTAAGGACGGCTCGGTTGCTACACAAACGCCGGTCACAATCAATGCGGGGTAATAATCTCATCTACGTAGGCTGCGATGCATCAGGATACAATTTTGCGGGCTGCTGAAGAGACTCCGGCGGGATGAGGATGTCATCGAAGAAGCCCATCGTCACTGGGAAACAGAGGTGTTAGTCTTACCGCGGTACGTCTGTGTCTTCTCACGCAGGTGTGAGCAGACATGTGAGCCTTCAGGGCGACGGCTCATAGCCTTAATATATCCACCAGTTCTCATTAGCATCGCAACATTCAAGTTATGCTTGATGAAAATTCACATGGAATTCACATCAGATGTTAAATGTGCACTTTTCAAGGATTTATTAAAACTCATGTTGCGTTGTCTGCAGCACTACTACATGAATAAAGTGTgtccaaaataaaatgaatcaatgaaaatgtgcatttttaaaGCTATTTTCAGGAGGATTTGCTGCTTCTCTTAGTTTTCAAGTATTGTAAATTCAATATCTTTGGCCGAAATTCAAACAAAACCACATTTTACATCACTGAGCCTTTAGAATGAATCATATAATACAATAATGTAATGCAGTTACCATGGACTCCCTCTTGACTGCAGTACTTGATCTTGCCGAGCAGGATCTCATCGAGAAAAGGGTGAAAGACGACGTACCTGAAATGAACTGAAAGACAAATCAAAGGATGATGGGAAGcgctcagaggaggagagatcaACCCTCCCTTTCATAACAAGGACGTCTTTGGAGACAAGAGACACAACACGTCGTAGACAAAATAGAACCACAAAACTAATTGGAAGAACCTGCAGAAATATGTCAAGAATCTTTcgctgcagcagaagaagaagcgagAGCTCTTCTTCGTCACCTTTAGTGTGCGAGGCTCCGTCCCCGGGGAATATGTAGGAATCCTCCAGTTTAGTGACGTCGTACAAGCAGATGCACAGGCCGACGTTGTAGACCACctgaagatggagggagaccagagagatgcagagagaaCCAGTTAACAACAAATACAAGCAACATGCTCACGCACATGCGCAGTGCAATACGTGCCTTTATGAGAATAATCCACAGACATTAACGGCCCAAAACAAGGCCTGTGGTTTATAAAAGGATCTGGTTAGAACCAAAGTGAGTagttatattttaatatttcgtGAGCATCTCGCGCACCTTGTTGGCCAGCTTCTTGTTGAGCTCCTCGGCTATGGCCTCGTTGAGTTGCCTCGGGAAGTTCCACGGCGGGATCCTGACAGTGTCGATCATCTCCACCAACACGAACATGCTGCAGACCgtgagatggtcctctcacactctctcacacacacacacacactgactgagaGCCGCTGCGGTTCTGTGGCGCCGAGGCGTCTCCTACTGGCGCGAAGGCATTTCCGGGTTCATGCAGAGATGCGATCGAACACAAATATCGATGATTGTTCACAATCTACCTAAAGACACTAATGAAAGTAAAGTGATCCACTGAAAACTCAAACGCGTCCATGATGCGTCCACGTGATGGCTTACGACATGTTTTACGACATGTCGCAAAACTTAAAGCTACAGTGCACAATTGTGTAGCTCTAGTAGTCTGTTTATACACCGCATATATTCTTAATTAATGTGCTATTTGTGTTACACTAACGTGCTATTTGGCTTATGCGCCTTTTAGAGATCTTGAAAATGAAATACCTATTCAATTCGTTGTTAACAGAATGACATTAACACCTCCATCAAATAATTACATGAATCAAGTATATTTACTGGGtaaacaaaaaatacagaaaatcaaTAACTAATAGTTTATATCTACCCTAAATCTctacacacatttacaaactaaaCAATATATGCACAGAAATATGTAATGGTACGAAAGTTCATCTTGAGGTTCCATAGTTGTTTTTCGAtcacaataatataaatataatcaaTATGAGGATTGCAACTAGTCTGAGTTGCTGCAGCGGACGAGGGCAGCAACCAGAACCTCAGCTCCTAGAATCCTGTGTATAGATTGTAACACATGTGTTACAATCTATCACACTTGATCctttatatttattacattgtccaaataaagccagaaatacATTCACTTCACAACTTTGTCTTTATTAATTTACTGGTTATTTTCATATTGTCAAGATATTTTCAGTCTTTAAAACAATATAACTGCAGGCATTTTGAAATATACTTTAAAGTTAATTGCTGAAACAGGATTGTGTGGGGAATcattaccatcattaaacagctGTTCATATTCCATATTTATTTGCTGTATCTGAACAGATGAAGCATGTTGCAAAATTTTCTTAAAACACATCAGAGGAAGCTTGACCAAACAAAGCACACCGGAGTACAAATAACATTTGATAAGTCACTCTACAGCAgcgctttttaaaaacaacaatcacaGGAACTACAATCACAGGATGAGCAAACTGCTTCACAGGCagctgttaaataaaatgtgctgACGAAGGATGATTAACAAATCCGTATTTAAGATGTTTTCCCAACTAGCATTGACCCTGGTTAACTCTCTAGTTCAACACCCTGAACGTAATGAGATTATGATGCACACAGTGATTTATTTGAAAGATCACATAATAATGGTTGATTTCTCAAACAACACTTATGGATAAGCATTAGTATTTCGATTAGGCATCTTTGGCAGTGGTGAGTGTTTAACAATGTGATGTTTTTAAAGAGCGCATGAAGACGTGATGCTGTTGACTATGAACAGAGGAACCCGTCATGGACTCAATATCCAAaacgtctttaaaaaaaaaaaaaattgggctGCTGCAGTTTCTGATCACTGGTCACTGAAAATGATTTGAACAAAACTACTAAGAACTATGCACAACGCCGCCAAAAGTCTCCTTCCCAGAACTTAAAagtcctcttccccccccgtcgaaacacagcagcaacactaCAATCCAGTATCTGTGCTTTAAGTTGAGCCCCAAATCAGAACCGCTTTGGGAGACCGTGAGATCCACGACGAACGCAGGACCGTCACACTTCATGACACGGCGCTACGAGTCGTCAGAGTTAACAGCTCTCATTCAGACACGGCAGCAGGTTacttgctctctctctttttattttgatatatatatataattcatgTATCATGTATGTACACACCCCTATACAGTGCTGCTATTTATATCACATCATTTACACACAGGTCCAAATTCCTTTTTTAGCACACAGGGAGTGAACTACTAGGTTACTGTAAATATCAATCTAAGCGAGTTCTTCCTAGACTGAACAATGAGAAGTTACAGCTTTAAAGACAGATGTTGATGAGAGCTAAACAGCGTATGACCCAAAAACATCCATAAGCCCACAAAAATATATGACCAGCCTGTTTCAGTGGTGCGTACTGGGTCTCCATCATGGCAAGACAAAACTATCAAAACAAGAAAGTTTACTGGTTCTTAGTCTTGAATCATTTCTACAGTCGCACATGTGCATCAATAATGAATATTAGAAGTTCTATGTCAGTCCTAGAgtctctctcacagacacacacgagaTGGGCGCTGAAGAGTGAAATGTTTGCAGAGAATGAAAGGAAGCGTGGCAAAGCACACCTACAACTACTTTCCTAACTCTACAAAGTGCTAGTGTACAGGCATCTGGACACTAGATTGTGCGTTAGTTAGTGTAAGAAGACAGCAGGCCCTCCTCATGCTCTGCAAGAGCCAACCTCAACCTGAAGAGAAACATTCAACGCCTGGACAAACGCATCATGTCTCCCATTGCAGCTACGCGAGAAAACCACAATACCATCGGGGAAGCTTTGTTACACAGGATCTCATTGGGACAATTAGACAAAAGACCTACTATCAAAGAGAAGCGCTTTCTCTGGACATCGCAGATGACTTTTCCTGAAACCGTTATGCTGCCATTTCCTATCGACACAAAAGATTTCCTGTGTCTGAGTGCTACACCAGAATGTACATTAAAAATGACACTTTGTTTTGTAGCAACACAAATCGGATTACAGCCCACGTCCATAATGAATCACTGATGGAAAGACGAGAGAATAGCAAGGCTAGCGCTAACAACAATGCAGTATGTGTGGTGGTTGTTGTCACACAATGGGCTGTTATATCATACAAAAAGACAAGAGAAGGAGCAAGCAACCGATGGGAGAGCAGCGGGGAGCGAGTGCAGATTCACATGCGGGCTGGGAAAGCACAAAATAAGAagtgcaacagcagcagcatggaaACACAAGTTGTCAGACT of Gasterosteus aculeatus chromosome 11, fGasAcu3.hap1.1, whole genome shotgun sequence contains these proteins:
- the csdc2b gene encoding cold shock domain-containing protein C2, which produces MADPGLTSPSRTPLRSPNASLSLSFPFLREGSRIWEDGKQQPLPRDLPSPLPTKRNRTYSATVRATSGPVFKGVCKNFSRSQGHGFLQPSHGGEDIFVHISDIEGEYVPVEGDEVTYKVSRVPPKNLKVQAVEVKIIHLNPGTKHETWSGQIMSS
- the polr3h gene encoding DNA-directed RNA polymerase III subunit RPC8 translates to MFVLVEMIDTVRIPPWNFPRQLNEAIAEELNKKLANKVVYNVGLCICLYDVTKLEDSYIFPGDGASHTKVHFRYVVFHPFLDEILLGKIKYCSQEGVHVTMGFFDDILIPPESLQQPAKFDEAEQVWLWEYETDEGAHDLYMDQGEEIRFRVTDEVFVDTSPTGPAAAVTETPAQPGQPPAPPAEASAEKKDPPYTLIGTICDPGLGLLSWWNS